The DNA region TTTTCGACGACAGGGCACCACACGTTCCGTCTCAGTAGTGTGTCGTTTGTCCCGAGTACGCTGCGGATTACCAAGGCTCATTCTCCCGTCTCCGAGAGCAATGAGCAGAGAGGACGTGAGCGGCCTCGGGGCCGCCGGAGCGAACGGAACCGTCGCGACGCACTCACCGATACCGACACTCGCGCGGTTCGAACCGCATCTCTGGGCGTTCGCGCTGCTCGGGTTCGCACTCGACGTCGGACTGACCGCCTACGGCCTCTCGCTGGGACTCGCGGAGATGAACCCGCTCGCACGGACGCTGATGGAGACGATCGGCGTCATCGAAGCGATGCTCCTGTTGAAGACGTTCTCGCTCGCTGTCGCTCTCGTCGGCTGGAAGATACTGCCGGCGGTGTATCGGTTCGTCGTCCCCGCCGGACTCTCGCTGCCGACGTGGGTCGCCGTCGGCATCAACGGTTCGCTCATCATCTCGCTGCTCTGAGGGCGACTTGTCCGCACCCTCCGTCTTTCCCGCATCTTTTCGAGTGAAAACGGGACCATGCCCGACCGTGACGTGACCGTCACCGCGGTTCGGACGAGGCGGGTGTGCGGCCATCCGACCGCGGCGCGACGAAGAGGGCCGCCTGTTCGCCACTCCCCCCGATGGCTCGTTACGACTCGTCTGACTCGGGTCGCTTCAGCGACAGTACTGTTCGCTCGAACTCGCAGACCAACTCCTCCTCTCGCTGCTCGTCGCCGACGACGAACGCCTCGACGTGCATCGTCACGACGCCGCGTTCGCCGTCGCTCGTCTCGCGTTTCTCCGTCACCGTCGACTGCGCGCGAATGGTGTCGCCGTGGAACACCGGCGCTGGATGAGAGACATCGTCGTACGAGAGGTTCGCCACAATGGTACCGTCGGTGGTCTCGGGAATCGAGACACCGACGGCGAGGCTCATCGTGTAGAGGCCGTTGACGAGGCGTTCGCCGAACTGGGTGTCGGCGGCGAACGCCGCGTCGAGGTGCAGCGGCTGTTGGTTCATCGTCATGTCGCAGAAGCGCTGGTTGTCGCTCTCGCTCACGGTTCGGCGTGTCGCGTGTTCGATGGTCTCGCCGACCTCGAACTCCTCGTAGTAGCGGCCAGTCATGGTCGCGGCGTCGCCCGGTCGGCGCAAAATCCTACCGGTCGATGCCTCGATTCTCCCGTCGACCGTCGCCGCAATATCTGACCCGACCAAAAGCCATTAACAAAAATTATATTGGTCGGAGCGGAAACCCAGACGAATGCTCTGGAGACGCTCTTCGTCGGCGAGCACTCCGGACCGGTCGCACCGAGAGTGTGCGATTGCGAAACACAGTCACGAGAGAGTCATCTATGGCAGCTAACGCGACATCGAAGGTCGAGGAGGAATCGGAGTCGGCGGTCCAGACCGCCCGCAGGCAGTTGGAGCGAGCGGCGGCTCACACCGACGTCGATTCGGGTATCATCGAGCGCCTGTCGCATCCCGACAAGGTTCACCGAGTGTCGATTCCGCTTCGACGCGACGACGGCTCGCTGGAGGTGTTCACCGGCTACCGCGCCCAGCACGACAACGTCCGGGGACCGTTCAAGGGCGGCCTGCGCTATCATCCCGACGTGAGCGCAGAGGAGTGCGTCGGGCTCTCCATGTGGATGACGTGGAAGTGCGCCGTGATGGACATCCCCTTCGGCGGCGGGAAAGGCGGCATCGTCGTCAACTCGAAGACGCTCAGCGACGAGGAGAAGGAGCGACTCACGCGTCGCTTCGCCGAGGAACTCCGCGACATGATCGGCCCGATGCACGACATCCCCGCGCCCGACATGGGGACTGACCCGCAGACGATGGCGTGGTTCATGGACGCCTACTCGATGCAGGAGGGGGAGACGACGCCGGGTGTCGTCACCGGCAAACCGCCGGTCATCGGTGGCAGCCACGGCCGCGAGGAGTCGCCTGGTCGCAGCGTCGGCATCATCGCCCGCGAGGCCATCGATTACTACGGCTGGGACCCCGCGGAGACGACCGTTGCCGTGCAGGGATTCGGCAGCGTCGGTGCGAACGCGGCGCGTTACCTCGACGACCTCGGCGCGAAGATCGTCGCCGTCAGCGACGTCGACGGCGCGATATACGACTCCGACGGACTCGACACCAAGGACGTGGAGGGCCACGACGAGAAACCCGGCATGGTGTCGGGCTACGACGCGCCGGAGACGCTCAGTAACGGTGACCTCCTGGAACTCGACGTCGACATCCTCATCCCCGCGGCCATCGGCAACGTTCTCACCGCCGACAACGCCAACCAAGTGCGAGCGGAGATGATCGTCGAGGGGGCGAACGGTCCGACGACCTCGGCGGCCGACGCTATCTTCGAGGAGCGCGGCGTTCCGGTGATCCCGGACATCCTCGCGAACGCCGGCGGCGTCACCGTCTCGTACTTCGAGTGGCTCCAAGACATCAACCGCCGCGCGTGGCCGCTCGAACGCGTCAACGATGAACTGGAGGCCGAGATGCTGAAGGCGTGGCGCGCCGTCCGCACGGAGGTCGACGAACGGAACGTCACGTGGCGCGACGCCGCGTACATCGTCGCACTCACGCGCGTCGCGGAGGCTCACGAGGCGCGCGGACTCTGGCCGTAGCATCCGCGCCCCGTCGGTTCGTCGCCTCCGGGCCGAAACACGAAACCGCCCGAAGTTAAACCGTCACCCCACGTCAGGCCAACCATGACCCGACGCAGCGTGCTCTTCTCGCCGGGTGACCGTCCGGAACTCATGCGGAAAGCGCCGACGAGCGACGCCGACACCGTCGTGTTCGACCTCGAAGACGCCGTCTCGCCGGAGCGGAAGGCCGACGCGCGCGAGGCGATTCGAGACGTGCTCTCGGACCCCGAGTTCGACCCCGACGCCGAGGTCTGCGTCCGCCTCAGCGGCGTCGATCTCGAAGCCGACCTCGACCGACTCCTCGTCGACGAGGCTCGACTCGACGCCGTGATGCTCCCGAAAGTCGCGTCGGCGTCGGAGGTCGACCGAGCGGCCGACCTGGTCGACGAGCGCGGCTGGAGCCTCCCGGTGCTCGCGCTCGTCGAGAGCGCAGCGGGCGTCCTCGCGGCCGAAGAGATCGCTGCCGCGAACGCGACCGACGCGCTGGCGTTCGGAGCAGAGGACCTCGCCGCCGACATCGGTGCGACGCGGACCGAGGAGGCGACCGAGGTGCTCTACGCCCGCCAGCACGTCGTTCTCGCGGCTGGCGCGGCCGGCGTCGACGCGCTCGACATGGTGTACACCGACTTCCAGGACCCCGAGGGGCTGGCCGAGGAGACGTCGTTCGGGCTCACCCTCGGCTACGACGGCAAACTGGTCATCCATCCCGCCCAGGTACCGGTCGTCAACGACGCGTTCACGCCGAGCGACGAGCAGATCGAATGGGCGCAGAAGGTCGTTTCGGCCAAGGAGCGAGCCGACGACGCGGGTCGCGGCGTCTTCCAGGTCGACGGCGAGATGATAGACGGGCCGCTCGTCGCACAGGCCGAGCGTGTCGTCGCGCGGGCGGCGGCGGCGGGAAAACTGTAACCGTGCGTATCAGTGGCGATTGCTGTGGCTTCGGCAAGCTTTAATCGCTCTCCGAGACGTGTCTCAGAGCATATGTCTGAAGAGGCCAATCCGTTCGAGAGTCTGCAGGAACAGGTCGACGACGCGGCCGAGTTTCTGGACGTATCGCCGGACGTGCTCGAACGGCTGAAGAACCCCGAACGCGTGTTGGAGACGAACCTCTCGGTGGAGATGGACGACGGTCGACTCGAACTGTTCCGCGCCTATCGCTCGCAGTTCAACGGCGACCGTGGGCCGTACAAAGGAGGGATTCGCTACCATCCGGGCGTCTCGCGCGACGAGGTGAAGGCGCTCTCGGGGTGGATGGTGTACAAGACGGCCGTCGTCGACATCCCCTACGGCGGGGGCAAAGGCGGCATCGTCATCGATCCCGACAGGTACAGCGAGAGCGAACTCGAACGAGTGACGCGCTCGTTCGCGAAGGAACTTCGTCCGTTCATCGGCGAAGACAAGGACGTCCCCGCGCCCGACGTCAACACCGGCCAGCGGGAGATGAACTGGATAAAGGACACCTACGAGACACTGGAGAACACGACGGCCCCCGGCGTCATCACCGGCAAAGCGCTCGACTCCGGCGGCAGCGAGGGCCGCGTCGAAGCGACCGGTCGCTCGACGATGCTCACCGCCCGTGAGGCGTTCGACTACCTCGGCAAGGAGATGGAGGGAGCAACAGTCGCGGTACAGGGGTACGGCAACGCCGGCTCTATCGCCGCGTACCTCATCGAGGACCTCGGCGCGAGCATCGTCGCCGCCTCCGACTCCAGCGGGGCCATCTACAACCCGGACGGCTTCGACGCGCGGGCGGCCAAGGAGCACAAAGCCGAGACGGGGAGTCTCAGCGACTTCGACGGAGCGAGCGAGAAGATGACGAACGAGGACCTGCTGACGCTCGACGTGGACCTCCTCGTCCCCGCGGCGCTCGAAAACGCCATCGACGGCGACCTCGCCCACGACGTCCAGGCGGACGTCGTCGTCGAAGCGGCCAACGGCCCGTTGACGCCCGAAGCCGACGACGTTCTGACCGACCGCGACGTGGCCGTCTTCCCCGACATCCTCGCCAACGCGGGCGGCGTCACCGTCTCCTACTTCGAGTGGGTCCAGAACCGCCAGCGGTTCCACTGGTCCGAAGAGCGTGTCAACGACGAACTGGAGACGGTCATCGTCGACGCCTTCGAGGATCTCGTCGACGCCTACGAGTCCAACGACGTGCCGAACTTCCGCACCGCGGCGTACGTCGTCGCCATCCAGCGCGTCGTCGACACCTACGAACAGGGCGGCAACTGGCCGTAGACGGTCGCTGACTTCTCCCACCGCTCTCGCTTCGAGCCGCAGCATATACCATCGACCTCGGCCTACTGGCAGCCATGTCCGGTTCCCCAGGTTGGCTCCGCCGTCACAGCCTCGGTATCACCTTCCTCGCCCTCGTTGTCGTCAGTGTCTCCCTTCTGGGCGTCGTCGGCCTCGGCGCACTCGTCGCGCTGGCGTCGCTCGGTCAACCGCTCGGCGCGTTCGCGGCCGCACTATTCCCGTGGGCCGCCGGTGCCGTCGTCCTCACGGTGTTGACCGTCGTCTTCGGGTTCCTCTTCGCCTGGTCGCTCGTCCGACGGGCGCGCCTCCGTCGCGACGAACGCCTCCGTCGGCGACAGAGACGGCTTCGCGCCGTCGCCGCGGAAGCCGAAGCCCGAAACGGCTGGCTCGCGTCGCTGAACCTCTCCTCGCGGCTCGGCCCGGACGAATCGAAGGAAGACCGCATCGAGGCGCTCAAGCGACGGTACGCCTCCGGGGAACTCTCGGAGGCGGAGTTCGAGCACCGCCTCGACCGCCTCATGGACGACGGAGGCGACCGCCGCCCCCGGGCCCGAAACGACGAACGCGAGACCGAACGCCTTCGAAACTACTGACGCATCCCACCGTCGCCGGCGACGCCCGTCGGGCGATGCACGAAATTGTATAGTTATCCGTGTCACGTTCCCGATTGATTCAAGTCGCTGCACTACCCGCTGATACGTGATGCGTCAGGACCACCTCATCTCGGCGGCGAATCTGTCGCGGGAGGGTATCGAGGCGGTGCTCGACCGGGCGGCGGCCATCGACGCCGACCCGGCGGCGTACCGTCAGCGGCACGCGGGAGCGGTGCTCGCGCTCTGCTTCTTCGAACCGAGTACGCGCACGAAGATGAGCTTCGACACCGCGATGAAACGCCTCGGCGGCACCACCGTCGACATGGGTACCGTCGAGTCCTCGTCGGTCAAGAAGGGCGAGACACTCGCCGACACCGTTCGGGTCGTCGAGGGCTACGCCGACGCCATCGTCCTCCGCCACCCCTCCGAGGGTGCGGCGAAGATGGCCTCGGAGTTCGTCGACGTTCCGCTCGTGAACGCGGGCGACGGCGCGGGCCAGCACCCGAGTCAGACGCTCCTCGACCTCTACACCATCCGCGAGCGAGCGGGTCTCGACGACCTCTCGGTCGGTATCATGGGCGACCTCAAGTACGGCCGGACGGTCCACTCGCTCGCACACGCGCTGACGAACTTCGACGTCCGCCAGCACTTCATCAGCCCCGAGAGCCTCCGTCTGCCACGGAACGTCCGGTTCGACCTGCACGAATCGGGCGCGCAGGTCCGCGAGCACACGGAACTCGACGCGGTGCTCCCCGAACTCGACGTGCTGTACGTCACGCGCATCCAGCGCGAGCGCTTCCCCGACGAGAACGAGTACCGCGCCATCGCCGGCGAGTACCGAATCGACGAGGAGACGCTTGCGGCCGCCCGCGACGACCTGAGCGTGATGCACCCGCTGCCGCGCGTCGACGAGATTGCACCCGAAGTCGACGAAACCGAGTACGCGACGTACTTCCAGCAGGCGCACAACGGGATTCCGGTCCGGATGGCGCTTTTGGACGGTCTGTTGACGCGGGCGAAGGGAGGAAAGCGATGAGCGACCACGAACTCCGCGTCTCGAAGATTCGAAACGGGACCGTCATCGACCACGTCGCCGCCGGGCAGGCGCTGAACGTCCTCGCCATCCTCGGCATCGACGGCTCCGCCGGGGAGGGCGTCAGCATCGGGATGAACGTCCCGAGCGACCGCCTCGGCCGTAAGGACATCGTGAAGGTCGAAGACCGCGAGTTGAGTCAGTCCGAGGTCGAAGTGCTGTCGCTTATCGCGCCGGAGGCGAGCATCAACATCATCCGCGACTACGACGTCGTCGAGAAGAGTCGGGTCGACCGCCCCGAGAGCGTCGTCGGGTTGCTCTCCTGTCCAAACCGCAACTGTATCACCAACGACGACGAACCGATCGCCTCGAAGTTCACCGTCGTCGACGACGGGGTACGCTGTACCTACTGCGAGAACATCGTCCGCGACGACATCGCCGACCACCTCGACGTACAGACGTAGCGCGTCTGAACGGCGGCGGCGCGCCCAGTTCGATGCGTTCGGCTCGTTCGGGGCTCTCACCGACTCTCGAAGCCGCCGACGAGGCCGAGACGGGGAGTTTGGTCACAATACCTTTGTACTCCCCCAATGTACGCGATGCCATGTCCGGCAAGGCAAAATTCGTACTCGCACTGGCGATGCTGACGCTCGTCTACGTTCTCGTATCGAGCGGTGCAGAGCCCGTCGAAGTCGAAGTCGAGGCGTAACGCCCCGACTCTCGGCTCCCGAGTCTCACGACACGTCAGACGAGTGAGTCGGTTCACTCGTCGTTCGGTCAGTTCACTCGTCGTCGAACCGCCGCGCTGTCGTCGGGTCGACGCCGAGCTGTCCGAGCAGACCGAGCATATCCCAGCAGGCGTACGTCTCCGCTATCTTTCCGTCTTCGAGGCGGTGTATCACGATGCCGCCGATTTCGAACTGCTCGCCGGTCGGTTCGAGACCCATGAACGCGCCGTCGTGAGTGCCTCGTTCGGTCGCTCGAACGACCGCGTAGTCGTTGACGACGAGCAGTTCGTCGACGTCGACGCGCACGTCGCTGAACGCTCGTTTGAACCCCTCGATGAAGTCGACGAACGCTCGGCGACCCGTCATATCGGGGTTCGGACCCATCTCGTGGCGGACGTAGTTCTCGGTGAGTAGTTCGTCTGCGACGTCGTAGTCGCCGTCGCCCACCAGCTCGTCGAAGAACCGCCTGACAGTCCGCTCGTTTCG from Haloprofundus halobius includes:
- a CDS encoding DUF5658 family protein, whose translation is MSREDVSGLGAAGANGTVATHSPIPTLARFEPHLWAFALLGFALDVGLTAYGLSLGLAEMNPLARTLMETIGVIEAMLLLKTFSLAVALVGWKILPAVYRFVVPAGLSLPTWVAVGINGSLIISLL
- a CDS encoding MaoC family dehydratase — protein: MTGRYYEEFEVGETIEHATRRTVSESDNQRFCDMTMNQQPLHLDAAFAADTQFGERLVNGLYTMSLAVGVSIPETTDGTIVANLSYDDVSHPAPVFHGDTIRAQSTVTEKRETSDGERGVVTMHVEAFVVGDEQREEELVCEFERTVLSLKRPESDES
- the gdhB gene encoding glutamate dehydrogenase GdhB → MAANATSKVEEESESAVQTARRQLERAAAHTDVDSGIIERLSHPDKVHRVSIPLRRDDGSLEVFTGYRAQHDNVRGPFKGGLRYHPDVSAEECVGLSMWMTWKCAVMDIPFGGGKGGIVVNSKTLSDEEKERLTRRFAEELRDMIGPMHDIPAPDMGTDPQTMAWFMDAYSMQEGETTPGVVTGKPPVIGGSHGREESPGRSVGIIAREAIDYYGWDPAETTVAVQGFGSVGANAARYLDDLGAKIVAVSDVDGAIYDSDGLDTKDVEGHDEKPGMVSGYDAPETLSNGDLLELDVDILIPAAIGNVLTADNANQVRAEMIVEGANGPTTSAADAIFEERGVPVIPDILANAGGVTVSYFEWLQDINRRAWPLERVNDELEAEMLKAWRAVRTEVDERNVTWRDAAYIVALTRVAEAHEARGLWP
- a CDS encoding HpcH/HpaI aldolase/citrate lyase family protein; translated protein: MTRRSVLFSPGDRPELMRKAPTSDADTVVFDLEDAVSPERKADAREAIRDVLSDPEFDPDAEVCVRLSGVDLEADLDRLLVDEARLDAVMLPKVASASEVDRAADLVDERGWSLPVLALVESAAGVLAAEEIAAANATDALAFGAEDLAADIGATRTEEATEVLYARQHVVLAAGAAGVDALDMVYTDFQDPEGLAEETSFGLTLGYDGKLVIHPAQVPVVNDAFTPSDEQIEWAQKVVSAKERADDAGRGVFQVDGEMIDGPLVAQAERVVARAAAAGKL
- a CDS encoding Glu/Leu/Phe/Val family dehydrogenase, translating into MSEEANPFESLQEQVDDAAEFLDVSPDVLERLKNPERVLETNLSVEMDDGRLELFRAYRSQFNGDRGPYKGGIRYHPGVSRDEVKALSGWMVYKTAVVDIPYGGGKGGIVIDPDRYSESELERVTRSFAKELRPFIGEDKDVPAPDVNTGQREMNWIKDTYETLENTTAPGVITGKALDSGGSEGRVEATGRSTMLTAREAFDYLGKEMEGATVAVQGYGNAGSIAAYLIEDLGASIVAASDSSGAIYNPDGFDARAAKEHKAETGSLSDFDGASEKMTNEDLLTLDVDLLVPAALENAIDGDLAHDVQADVVVEAANGPLTPEADDVLTDRDVAVFPDILANAGGVTVSYFEWVQNRQRFHWSEERVNDELETVIVDAFEDLVDAYESNDVPNFRTAAYVVAIQRVVDTYEQGGNWP
- a CDS encoding SHOCT domain-containing protein, with product MSGSPGWLRRHSLGITFLALVVVSVSLLGVVGLGALVALASLGQPLGAFAAALFPWAAGAVVLTVLTVVFGFLFAWSLVRRARLRRDERLRRRQRRLRAVAAEAEARNGWLASLNLSSRLGPDESKEDRIEALKRRYASGELSEAEFEHRLDRLMDDGGDRRPRARNDERETERLRNY
- the pyrB gene encoding aspartate carbamoyltransferase, translated to MRQDHLISAANLSREGIEAVLDRAAAIDADPAAYRQRHAGAVLALCFFEPSTRTKMSFDTAMKRLGGTTVDMGTVESSSVKKGETLADTVRVVEGYADAIVLRHPSEGAAKMASEFVDVPLVNAGDGAGQHPSQTLLDLYTIRERAGLDDLSVGIMGDLKYGRTVHSLAHALTNFDVRQHFISPESLRLPRNVRFDLHESGAQVREHTELDAVLPELDVLYVTRIQRERFPDENEYRAIAGEYRIDEETLAAARDDLSVMHPLPRVDEIAPEVDETEYATYFQQAHNGIPVRMALLDGLLTRAKGGKR
- the pyrI gene encoding aspartate carbamoyltransferase regulatory subunit, which gives rise to MSDHELRVSKIRNGTVIDHVAAGQALNVLAILGIDGSAGEGVSIGMNVPSDRLGRKDIVKVEDRELSQSEVEVLSLIAPEASINIIRDYDVVEKSRVDRPESVVGLLSCPNRNCITNDDEPIASKFTVVDDGVRCTYCENIVRDDIADHLDVQT
- a CDS encoding ester cyclase, which translates into the protein MAQNIDREKRNERTVRRFFDELVGDGDYDVADELLTENYVRHEMGPNPDMTGRRAFVDFIEGFKRAFSDVRVDVDELLVVNDYAVVRATERGTHDGAFMGLEPTGEQFEIGGIVIHRLEDGKIAETYACWDMLGLLGQLGVDPTTARRFDDE